From Nitratidesulfovibrio vulgaris str. Hildenborough, a single genomic window includes:
- the yedF gene encoding sulfurtransferase-like selenium metabolism protein YedF encodes MPEITLNCQKLPCPQPVLRCKALLDTEAPARCTVTVDNAPASENVARFLTSRGYDTSVHADPEGLWNIIAVRKDSAVAPSCDCEVMDARGIAAIAGTAEMPQKVTVFITSETLGSGDDVLGGKLMANFLATLPELGDELWRIVCVNGGVRLATREHPAVTHLNKLEAMGVDILVCGTCLDHFGLLSEKAVGQTTNMLDVVTSLQLATKVIRP; translated from the coding sequence ATGCCAGAAATCACTCTGAACTGCCAGAAACTTCCCTGCCCCCAGCCTGTCCTGCGGTGCAAGGCCCTTCTCGACACTGAAGCCCCCGCCCGTTGCACCGTCACGGTCGACAACGCGCCCGCCAGCGAAAACGTAGCCCGCTTTCTGACAAGCCGGGGGTACGATACCAGCGTCCATGCCGATCCGGAAGGCCTCTGGAATATCATAGCTGTACGCAAGGACTCCGCAGTGGCGCCTTCCTGCGATTGCGAAGTCATGGATGCCCGTGGCATTGCCGCCATCGCTGGTACGGCAGAGATGCCCCAGAAGGTGACCGTCTTCATCACCTCCGAAACGCTCGGTTCCGGAGATGACGTACTCGGGGGCAAGCTCATGGCCAATTTCCTCGCGACACTGCCCGAACTCGGTGACGAACTCTGGCGCATCGTCTGCGTCAATGGCGGCGTCAGGCTCGCCACACGCGAGCACCCTGCCGTTACGCATCTGAACAAGCTTGAAGCGATGGGGGTCGACATTCTCGTATGCGGAACGTGCCTTGACCATTTCGGGCTTCTGTCCGAAAAGGCAGTGGGCCAGACGACGAACATGCTTGACGTCGTAACGAGCCTGCAACTCGCAACCAAGGTCATCCGTCCGTGA
- a CDS encoding ABC transporter ATP-binding protein, translated as MGEPSTTQRASLPLLRRIGRYFLPHKVSIALSMGCMAIVSATTAGTAYLIKPALDDIFINKDEQALLLVPAFFIVLTALKGFGRYFQNYFMNYAGLRVIESLRDQLFTKIIHLPMRFYEDSQIGLLMSRIINDVSMIRDSLPSTVMIVRQILTMVGLIGVVFYQNAELATWAVLVLPLALYPFIYFGRKLRKLGRRNQEKLADISVILQEVFSGIRVVKAFATEKEEAHRFDAENQRLVKLTLKQICVSELSSPVMELIGALGIGLVILYGGHEVISGKTTPGTFFSFMAALVMLYDPIKSLSMANREVQRALVGAERVFEILDAEDLCIETSGDLKFNRDFKEVCIKDVSFAYADGSPALRDINLCVRAGERVAIVGPSGAGKTTLVNLIPRFYEPSSGCIEIDGVPLQDFDLADLRRSISVVSQDAFLFNLSVSDNITYGTPNVGAGRIEAAAHAAFAHEFVQQLAQGYDTVLGERGVKLSGGQKQRLTIARALLKDAPLLILDEATSALDSQAERIVQKALDNLMENRTSIVIAHRLSTVLNADRIVVMEDGRVVDQGPHAELLGRCELYTRLYSIQFGQEKADADRIDGTSEEKLEA; from the coding sequence ATGGGTGAACCTTCGACAACGCAAAGGGCAAGCCTGCCCCTGTTGCGCCGCATCGGCCGTTATTTTCTCCCTCACAAGGTTTCGATCGCCCTTTCCATGGGCTGCATGGCTATCGTTTCTGCCACCACTGCGGGAACCGCCTACCTGATCAAGCCCGCTCTTGACGACATCTTCATCAACAAGGATGAGCAGGCGCTCTTGCTTGTGCCGGCCTTTTTCATCGTGCTCACCGCGCTCAAGGGCTTCGGCAGATATTTCCAGAACTACTTCATGAACTACGCTGGCTTGCGTGTCATTGAAAGCCTGCGGGATCAGCTCTTCACCAAGATCATCCACTTGCCGATGCGATTCTACGAGGATTCGCAGATCGGCTTGCTCATGTCGCGCATCATCAACGACGTATCCATGATCCGCGACAGCCTGCCGTCGACCGTCATGATCGTCCGGCAGATACTGACCATGGTGGGGCTCATCGGCGTGGTCTTCTACCAGAACGCCGAACTGGCCACATGGGCGGTTCTCGTGTTGCCGCTGGCTCTCTATCCGTTCATCTACTTCGGGCGCAAGCTGCGCAAGCTGGGACGACGCAATCAGGAGAAGCTGGCCGACATTTCCGTCATCCTTCAGGAGGTGTTCAGCGGCATCCGGGTTGTGAAGGCTTTCGCCACCGAAAAGGAAGAAGCCCATCGCTTCGATGCCGAGAACCAGAGACTCGTGAAGCTCACCCTCAAGCAGATTTGCGTCTCTGAGCTTTCATCTCCTGTCATGGAACTCATAGGCGCTCTCGGCATCGGTCTCGTCATCCTTTACGGAGGACATGAAGTCATATCCGGCAAGACCACGCCCGGTACGTTCTTCTCGTTCATGGCTGCACTGGTCATGCTCTACGACCCCATCAAATCGCTGAGCATGGCCAACCGCGAGGTGCAACGTGCCCTTGTCGGGGCTGAACGTGTCTTTGAAATCCTCGATGCAGAGGACCTTTGCATCGAAACCTCGGGTGACCTGAAGTTCAACCGCGACTTCAAGGAAGTGTGCATCAAGGATGTGAGCTTCGCCTATGCCGACGGGTCGCCAGCCCTGAGGGACATCAACCTGTGCGTTCGTGCAGGAGAACGGGTGGCCATCGTCGGGCCAAGCGGCGCCGGCAAGACCACACTGGTGAACCTCATCCCCCGTTTCTATGAACCCTCATCGGGATGCATCGAGATTGACGGGGTACCGTTGCAGGACTTCGACCTTGCCGACCTCAGGCGTTCCATATCCGTGGTGTCGCAAGACGCTTTTCTCTTCAACCTGAGCGTCTCGGACAACATCACCTACGGCACGCCGAATGTCGGCGCCGGACGGATAGAGGCCGCAGCACATGCGGCGTTCGCTCACGAGTTCGTACAACAACTCGCCCAAGGGTACGATACCGTCCTCGGTGAACGGGGCGTCAAACTCTCCGGGGGTCAGAAGCAACGGCTCACCATCGCCCGGGCACTTCTCAAGGACGCACCGCTCCTTATCCTTGATGAAGCGACCAGTGCACTCGACTCGCAAGCCGAGCGTATCGTGCAGAAGGCTCTCGACAATCTGATGGAGAACAGGACGAGCATCGTCATCGCGCACCGTCTTTCCACGGTGCTCAATGCCGACCGCATCGTAGTCATGGAAGACGGTCGCGTCGTCGACCAGGGCCCTCATGCCGAGCTTCTCGGCCGGTGCGAGCTTTATACCCGACTGTATTCCATTCAGTTCGGGCAGGAGAAGGCCGACGCAGACCGGATAGACGGAACCTCCGAAGAGAAGCTTGAAGCATGA
- a CDS encoding lysophospholipid acyltransferase family protein: MKLPPSLICPPLLALYRVWCRTLNFEEEGRAAVDVLWQERKPMVFALWHDELFPLMHVRRELEIVTVVSQSRDGEYLARVLQGLGLHTARGSSSRGGVKALLQAARMMQKQNLCGCVTVDGPRGPRHRVKEGAIFLAHRAKAPIVPIRLFMSRTKVFAKAWDKFQLPLPGSDVRVVFGAPYHTAENALESPRLEDERQRLEAKLEALA, translated from the coding sequence ATGAAGCTGCCCCCATCGCTTATCTGCCCGCCGTTACTGGCTCTTTACAGAGTATGGTGTCGCACCCTCAACTTCGAAGAAGAGGGGAGAGCGGCAGTAGACGTCTTGTGGCAGGAACGAAAGCCGATGGTGTTCGCGCTCTGGCACGACGAACTGTTTCCACTCATGCATGTACGGCGTGAACTTGAAATAGTGACCGTGGTCAGTCAGAGTCGCGACGGCGAGTACCTTGCACGGGTACTGCAGGGGCTCGGTCTGCATACGGCCCGCGGGTCGAGTTCGCGTGGTGGTGTAAAGGCACTGTTACAGGCCGCGCGCATGATGCAGAAGCAGAACCTGTGCGGCTGCGTCACCGTTGACGGGCCGAGAGGCCCCCGGCACCGTGTGAAGGAAGGAGCCATCTTTCTGGCGCATCGTGCAAAAGCGCCGATTGTCCCTATACGTCTCTTCATGAGCAGGACGAAGGTCTTTGCAAAGGCGTGGGATAAGTTCCAGCTTCCTCTTCCGGGAAGCGATGTACGCGTCGTCTTCGGAGCGCCATACCACACTGCAGAGAACGCGCTCGAAAGCCCCCGGCTAGAAGACGAGCGGCAAAGACTTGAAGCCAAGCTTGAGGCTCTCGCATGA
- a CDS encoding lysophospholipid acyltransferase family protein, with protein sequence MNRSASSFVLSALSGFASLAGKASFEGLATFGDRMGDLMWYAMPGRRQYTTQTIIERLGVPADRAEQLARASFRHNARSFLEILHVHRFGFEDRGGRLHIAQPDLFDALLRSNRPIVGVTAHLGAWELFSGLLGQFDASRPRIVVVRRQGNPTLNALIMRLRSARGAEVIEHRDAARKVLRGLKHNGMAGFLVDHNCNRREAVFLPFLGKQAAVNVGPALLALRAEAEVWPIFLVREDDRYVLRFSSPLDTRLVSGERAQRIETVAAFYTQAVEEHVRAFPEQWFWMHKRWKTRPVASEAPKGAKAPEEKDLSV encoded by the coding sequence ATGAACCGGAGCGCATCCTCTTTCGTCCTTTCAGCCCTTTCAGGATTCGCGTCACTCGCCGGCAAGGCAAGCTTCGAAGGGCTTGCCACTTTCGGAGACCGGATGGGCGACCTCATGTGGTACGCCATGCCCGGGCGAAGGCAGTATACGACACAAACCATCATCGAACGGCTCGGGGTGCCCGCCGACAGGGCTGAACAACTCGCCCGCGCCAGCTTCAGACACAATGCCCGCTCTTTTCTCGAAATCCTGCACGTCCATCGCTTCGGGTTCGAGGACAGAGGAGGGCGACTGCATATCGCACAGCCAGATCTCTTCGATGCCCTGTTGCGCAGCAACCGGCCCATCGTCGGCGTGACCGCCCATCTCGGTGCATGGGAGCTCTTCTCGGGGCTCCTCGGGCAATTTGATGCATCCCGTCCGCGGATTGTGGTCGTCCGGCGGCAGGGCAATCCCACACTCAACGCCCTCATCATGCGCCTTCGCAGCGCCCGGGGGGCTGAGGTCATCGAACATCGCGATGCCGCACGCAAGGTGTTGCGGGGATTGAAGCACAACGGCATGGCGGGCTTTCTCGTCGACCACAATTGCAACAGGCGCGAAGCCGTCTTCCTGCCTTTTCTCGGCAAGCAGGCTGCGGTCAATGTTGGCCCGGCATTGCTCGCCTTGCGGGCTGAAGCCGAAGTCTGGCCCATCTTCCTTGTCCGGGAAGATGACCGCTATGTGCTGCGTTTCAGTTCGCCTCTGGATACCAGACTCGTATCCGGAGAAAGAGCACAACGAATCGAGACAGTGGCGGCATTCTACACTCAGGCTGTCGAAGAGCATGTCCGAGCCTTTCCCGAACAGTGGTTCTGGATGCATAAACGGTGGAAGACAAGGCCCGTAGCCTCTGAAGCCCCGAAAGGGGCTAAAGCCCCAGAAGAGAAAGACCTCTCGGTCTAG
- a CDS encoding LexA family transcriptional regulator produces MGTNFDRFYARVMQATDIATQQALAAALGVNRSAVTQAKNRDAIPQKWILQLARAYHLAPDWLEFGKGRQHQPPTSLHDPETVLVPRVKAVLSAGGGSLDVSGGVVENLPFRYDWLARRGHPAHMVLMNVTGDSMEPGIRHGDTLLIDQSHVTAQTGGVYAFGYEDSILVKRFGRDADAILLLSDNTAYAPIRIRGDEADLLHVIGKIVWLCRAVQ; encoded by the coding sequence ATGGGAACCAATTTCGACAGATTCTATGCCCGCGTCATGCAGGCGACTGACATAGCAACACAACAGGCGCTGGCAGCGGCACTTGGTGTGAATCGTTCCGCCGTGACCCAAGCCAAGAATCGAGACGCGATACCACAGAAATGGATACTCCAGCTGGCACGAGCCTATCACCTCGCCCCCGACTGGCTTGAATTCGGCAAGGGCAGGCAGCACCAGCCCCCCACCAGTTTGCACGACCCCGAAACGGTCCTCGTTCCCAGAGTCAAGGCTGTTCTCAGTGCAGGGGGCGGCTCACTCGATGTTTCCGGGGGTGTCGTTGAAAACCTGCCATTCCGGTACGATTGGCTGGCAAGGCGCGGACACCCGGCGCACATGGTCCTCATGAACGTCACAGGCGACAGCATGGAACCAGGCATCAGGCACGGTGACACCCTGCTCATCGACCAGTCGCATGTCACAGCCCAGACAGGTGGTGTCTACGCTTTCGGGTATGAAGACTCCATTCTCGTCAAACGCTTTGGCAGAGACGCAGACGCCATCCTTCTACTGAGTGACAACACGGCGTATGCGCCCATACGCATCCGGGGCGATGAGGCAGACCTGCTCCATGTCATCGGCAAGATCGTATGGCTTTGCCGCGCGGTGCAGTGA
- the secG gene encoding preprotein translocase subunit SecG, translating to MQNLVLTLHVIACLILVVLVLLQSGKEGMGVIFGGGNASVFGSTGAGGLLAKLTAFLAVLFIITSLSYNYMTSSHKSDESSIIDVKFEEVAPQKSAAPAAPAAQPEAPATEAPKAN from the coding sequence GTGCAGAATCTTGTTCTGACCCTTCATGTGATTGCCTGTCTGATTCTTGTCGTTCTGGTTCTTCTCCAGTCCGGCAAAGAGGGTATGGGCGTCATCTTCGGCGGCGGCAACGCTTCCGTGTTCGGCAGCACCGGTGCTGGTGGCCTGCTGGCAAAGCTTACCGCCTTTCTCGCAGTTCTCTTCATCATCACGTCGTTGAGCTACAACTACATGACCAGCTCGCACAAGTCCGACGAGTCCAGCATCATCGACGTGAAGTTCGAAGAAGTCGCCCCGCAGAAGTCCGCCGCGCCTGCGGCACCTGCTGCGCAGCCTGAAGCCCCGGCAACGGAGGCTCCCAAGGCCAATTAG
- the tpiA gene encoding triose-phosphate isomerase, protein MKKLIAANWKMYKTIDEARATGRELVSAVAGSLPADREVLVCPPFTALHALHDTFKDVEGFAIGGQDVYPATEGAYTGEIAPGMLLDAGCGWVLTGHSERRHILGEDDETVARKTAFSLKAGLRVVLCIGEKLDEREAGRLEDVLAHQLQVGLADVDATYVPQSLVVAYEPVWAIGTGKVAGPAEVVEAHALVRSLLEARYGRDGAAIRILYGGSVKPDNAAELLSLDNVDGLLVGGASLQAVSFSRIILA, encoded by the coding sequence ATGAAGAAGCTCATCGCCGCCAATTGGAAAATGTACAAGACCATCGACGAGGCTAGGGCTACGGGACGCGAACTTGTGTCCGCCGTCGCCGGGTCACTGCCCGCAGACCGTGAGGTGCTCGTGTGCCCCCCCTTCACGGCGCTCCATGCCCTTCATGACACCTTCAAGGACGTCGAGGGGTTTGCCATCGGCGGGCAGGATGTCTACCCGGCTACCGAAGGGGCCTACACCGGCGAAATCGCACCCGGCATGTTGCTCGATGCCGGATGCGGATGGGTGCTCACCGGGCACTCTGAACGGCGTCATATTCTCGGTGAGGACGACGAGACGGTCGCGCGCAAGACGGCTTTCAGCCTGAAGGCCGGACTGCGTGTGGTACTGTGCATCGGCGAAAAGCTTGATGAACGTGAGGCTGGCAGGCTTGAAGACGTGCTGGCGCATCAGCTGCAGGTCGGGCTTGCAGATGTCGACGCGACCTATGTACCCCAGTCGCTTGTGGTGGCCTACGAACCCGTATGGGCTATCGGTACGGGCAAGGTGGCGGGGCCTGCCGAAGTCGTCGAGGCTCACGCTCTTGTCCGTTCGCTACTCGAAGCCCGTTACGGTCGCGACGGTGCCGCCATACGCATCCTGTACGGGGGCAGCGTGAAGCCTGACAACGCCGCAGAACTACTTTCTCTTGACAATGTCGACGGTCTGCTGGTAGGAGGCGCTTCTTTGCAGGCTGTCAGCTTCAGCCGCATCATTCTGGCATGA
- the rimI gene encoding ribosomal protein S18-alanine N-acetyltransferase, whose product MVGDTSRGAQSATFVRLGREDMGEVAALEQACFSTPWSEEQFLLAFEQRIFSVFALRDQERIVAYAAVYHAAGELEILNIAVHPDRRRHGLGRRLLGILLQVAVKMGITRAVLEVRTGNTPAIGLYEALGFRRIGVRPHYYQDTGEDALIFECDLADGSDACTA is encoded by the coding sequence ATGGTTGGTGACACGTCTCGTGGCGCGCAGTCCGCAACGTTCGTCCGGCTGGGCCGTGAAGACATGGGGGAGGTGGCGGCCCTTGAACAGGCGTGCTTCAGCACCCCGTGGAGCGAAGAACAGTTTCTTCTCGCTTTCGAACAGCGTATATTCTCGGTGTTCGCCCTGCGCGACCAAGAGCGTATCGTGGCCTATGCTGCCGTGTACCACGCCGCAGGAGAACTTGAAATACTCAACATCGCGGTGCATCCGGACCGGCGCAGGCACGGGCTGGGGCGTCGGCTGCTCGGCATCCTGTTGCAGGTGGCTGTCAAAATGGGCATAACGAGGGCCGTCCTTGAGGTTCGCACGGGCAACACTCCTGCCATCGGACTTTACGAAGCCCTCGGCTTCAGACGTATCGGGGTGCGCCCGCACTACTATCAGGATACCGGAGAAGACGCTCTCATCTTCGAGTGTGACCTTGCGGACGGCAGCGATGCCTGCACCGCATAA
- a CDS encoding NUDIX hydrolase, with protein MSDTTEYIEVTDDQDRPLVIMPTNEAGRQRLRRRVVLVALYDSRGRLCLQRRSPHKLIHPGCWDLSATGHVRAGESRDEAALRELSEELAVTGVRLRHIATLAASQATANTHVTLFEASGYRGLPIPCTDEVTEVTFTDADELQGLITHFPDLLTPALLWAAQHGHLFPSVTRSDTMS; from the coding sequence ATGTCCGACACCACTGAATACATCGAAGTCACGGATGATCAGGACAGACCCCTTGTCATCATGCCCACGAACGAAGCCGGCAGGCAACGTCTGCGCCGCCGGGTCGTGCTGGTGGCACTCTATGACAGCCGGGGAAGGCTGTGCCTGCAACGCCGTTCGCCGCACAAGCTCATCCATCCCGGATGTTGGGACCTTTCAGCCACCGGGCATGTCAGGGCGGGCGAGTCACGAGACGAAGCCGCCCTGCGTGAGTTGTCCGAAGAACTGGCCGTGACTGGGGTACGGTTGAGGCATATCGCGACTCTCGCGGCTTCGCAGGCGACAGCCAACACCCACGTCACCCTCTTCGAGGCTTCAGGCTATCGAGGGCTGCCGATTCCGTGCACCGACGAGGTCACCGAAGTGACCTTTACAGACGCCGACGAACTTCAGGGCCTTATCACCCATTTCCCCGACCTGCTCACCCCCGCCCTTCTATGGGCGGCACAGCACGGTCATCTCTTCCCTTCCGTCACCAGAAGCGACACCATGTCCTGA
- a CDS encoding inositol monophosphatase family protein produces MSIPETELLHRVLDVVRESGDLVREHWKRPRNVRLKGRIDLVTDTDMAVEAFLKARLEQVLPGSTFVAEESASSLTPGEDCWIIDPIDGTTNFAHGVPFVATSIGLWRNGGVALGVVDIPVMGETFWATRGGGAWCNGEPVHVSRRMPLAESLVATGFPYTISEKVDEVVDRLRRVLVEARGVRRCGAAAVDLAYVAAGRYEAFYEDDLKPWDTAAGWLLVEEAGGAVTSFDGTAYGFGRALLATNGLVHQDMVSLLVTEGKR; encoded by the coding sequence ATGTCCATCCCCGAAACGGAGCTTCTGCACCGTGTGCTTGACGTCGTCCGCGAAAGTGGCGACCTTGTCCGCGAGCACTGGAAGCGCCCCCGCAATGTACGCCTCAAGGGGCGCATAGACCTCGTCACCGATACCGACATGGCCGTCGAGGCCTTTCTCAAGGCTCGTCTCGAACAGGTTCTGCCGGGGTCGACCTTCGTTGCCGAAGAAAGCGCAAGCAGCCTCACCCCCGGTGAAGACTGCTGGATCATCGACCCCATCGACGGCACCACCAACTTCGCGCATGGGGTGCCCTTCGTCGCCACGTCCATCGGGTTGTGGCGCAACGGCGGGGTCGCCCTCGGCGTCGTCGACATCCCCGTCATGGGTGAGACCTTCTGGGCCACACGAGGGGGCGGCGCGTGGTGCAACGGGGAACCGGTGCACGTCTCGCGCAGGATGCCCCTTGCCGAATCGCTGGTGGCTACCGGTTTTCCGTACACCATCTCGGAGAAGGTCGATGAGGTCGTCGACAGGTTACGGCGTGTGCTCGTCGAGGCGCGTGGCGTGCGCCGCTGCGGTGCCGCGGCTGTGGACCTCGCCTATGTGGCCGCCGGACGCTACGAAGCCTTCTACGAAGACGACCTCAAGCCGTGGGACACGGCAGCCGGGTGGTTGCTGGTCGAGGAGGCGGGAGGGGCCGTCACGTCATTCGACGGCACGGCCTATGGCTTCGGCAGGGCGTTGCTTGCCACCAACGGTCTGGTGCATCAGGACATGGTGTCGCTTCTGGTGACGGAAGGGAAGAGATGA
- the mreB gene encoding rod shape-determining protein: protein MLRKLFGFLGKDLAMDLGTANTLLFTRADGIVLNEPSVVAIETERNSVLAVGREAKEYLGRTPQRIRAIRPMKDGVIADFEVTRQMIEFFIRKVIKGFNIVKPGIVICVPTGITQVEKRAVIESATQAGARDVRLVEEPMAAAIGANLPIHEPLGSMVVDIGGGTTEVAVISLSAIAYAESVRMAGDAMNHAIQRYFQEEFQLLIGENMSERIKMSIGSAFPLPEQLLMEVSGKDMLTGTPKVVRVSDGHIREALREPVRVILTAIRRALEKTPPELAGDIARNGLLLAGGGSLLKGLDALVARETRLKVIIDEDPLTTVVRGTGRTLDDRKFFSRVYIN from the coding sequence ATGCTGCGCAAGCTGTTCGGTTTTCTGGGCAAGGACCTCGCCATGGACCTTGGCACGGCGAACACGCTGCTGTTCACCCGTGCCGACGGTATCGTCCTCAACGAACCGTCTGTGGTCGCCATCGAGACCGAACGCAACTCGGTGCTGGCTGTCGGACGTGAAGCCAAGGAATATCTTGGTCGTACGCCGCAGCGCATCAGGGCCATACGCCCCATGAAGGATGGGGTCATCGCCGATTTCGAGGTGACCCGGCAGATGATCGAGTTCTTCATCCGCAAGGTCATCAAGGGCTTCAATATCGTCAAGCCGGGCATCGTCATCTGTGTGCCCACGGGCATCACTCAGGTCGAGAAGCGTGCTGTCATCGAATCGGCGACGCAAGCCGGGGCGCGTGACGTGCGTCTTGTCGAAGAACCCATGGCGGCTGCCATCGGTGCCAACCTGCCCATCCATGAGCCTCTGGGCAGCATGGTCGTGGACATCGGCGGTGGCACGACCGAAGTTGCGGTCATCTCCCTGTCCGCCATTGCATATGCCGAATCGGTGCGCATGGCGGGCGACGCCATGAATCATGCCATTCAGCGGTATTTTCAGGAGGAGTTCCAACTCCTCATCGGCGAGAACATGTCCGAGCGCATCAAGATGTCCATCGGTTCGGCCTTTCCGTTGCCGGAACAGCTTCTGATGGAGGTCTCCGGCAAGGACATGCTGACGGGCACGCCCAAGGTCGTGCGTGTGAGCGACGGACATATCCGCGAGGCACTGCGTGAACCCGTGCGTGTCATCCTCACGGCCATACGGCGCGCCCTTGAGAAGACCCCTCCCGAACTCGCAGGTGACATCGCCCGCAACGGCCTGCTGCTCGCAGGAGGCGGTTCGCTGCTCAAGGGGCTTGACGCCCTCGTCGCACGCGAGACCCGGCTCAAGGTCATCATCGACGAAGACCCCCTCACCACCGTGGTGCGGGGTACAGGACGCACACTGGACGACCGCAAGTTCTTCAGCCGCGTCTATATCAACTGA
- a CDS encoding GAF domain-containing protein: protein MNTRQCYEHILGIVCSVFDAYSAVLFLPGDDAEVYPIAASFSLGDMVAEGTSIAPGKGLVGWILRNRQPLLVNNFDQRQSHLGYYRSNEEATIKAFMGCPVRGGGALCIDSKRQYSFSDKDQKVLHLFTELLAGIHLEGSRECRQESVAQYFASLSLVHELRGRYTKWPLFLHHFLKIVAGTTGFEYCVFASRDGTGENYAIEGESRQMLLGDGDVPTFPMGNGIVGWVFRNDAPVFSEGTDGSPVAALFGKGVHMPVFSSVMCLPVIIHKVTRGVLCLAQTEPRRMPDEMRDFVRMCVDHLALFLENLYLRNRLRQTLPQAQVERRIPVFAAPAEPVDTGEDA, encoded by the coding sequence ATGAACACCCGCCAGTGCTACGAACATATTCTCGGTATCGTCTGCAGTGTCTTTGATGCCTATTCGGCTGTCCTCTTCCTTCCCGGTGACGATGCGGAGGTCTATCCCATAGCCGCCTCGTTCAGCCTTGGCGACATGGTCGCGGAAGGAACCTCCATAGCCCCGGGCAAGGGGCTTGTCGGCTGGATACTCCGTAATCGCCAACCCCTGCTGGTCAACAACTTCGATCAGCGCCAGAGCCACCTCGGCTACTACCGTAGCAACGAAGAGGCGACCATCAAGGCTTTCATGGGGTGCCCGGTGCGGGGGGGCGGTGCGCTGTGCATCGACAGCAAGCGCCAGTACTCCTTCTCCGACAAGGACCAGAAGGTGCTGCACCTGTTCACCGAACTGCTCGCGGGCATCCATCTCGAAGGTAGTCGCGAGTGCCGTCAGGAGTCTGTAGCACAATACTTCGCCAGCCTGTCACTCGTCCATGAACTGCGGGGCCGTTACACCAAATGGCCTCTTTTTCTGCATCATTTCCTGAAGATCGTCGCCGGAACCACCGGTTTCGAATATTGTGTCTTCGCATCACGGGACGGTACGGGCGAAAACTACGCCATCGAAGGCGAAAGCCGTCAGATGCTGCTTGGCGATGGGGACGTGCCGACGTTCCCCATGGGCAACGGCATCGTCGGCTGGGTGTTCCGCAACGACGCCCCTGTCTTCTCGGAAGGTACCGACGGTTCCCCCGTCGCCGCGCTGTTCGGCAAGGGGGTGCACATGCCCGTCTTCTCCTCGGTGATGTGTCTGCCTGTCATCATCCACAAGGTCACGCGCGGTGTCCTGTGCCTTGCCCAGACCGAACCTCGTCGCATGCCGGACGAGATGCGCGACTTCGTGCGCATGTGCGTCGATCATCTCGCACTGTTCCTCGAGAACCTGTATCTTCGCAACCGCCTGCGCCAGACCTTGCCGCAGGCACAGGTAGAGCGGCGCATTCCCGTGTTCGCCGCCCCTGCAGAGCCTGTCGACACGGGTGAGGATGCCTGA